The following are from one region of the Nymphaea colorata isolate Beijing-Zhang1983 chromosome 7, ASM883128v2, whole genome shotgun sequence genome:
- the LOC116257560 gene encoding ribulose bisphosphate carboxylase small subunit, chloroplastic 3-like, whose translation MASSMMISSAATAVINRAAPAPANSVAPFNGLKSTAAFPGTKKPANDLSAVPSNGGRAQCMKVWNPYNNIKFETLSYLPPLSDEQLAKEVDYLLRMKWIPCLEFDKIGSVYREHGSLPGYYDGRYWVMWKLPMFGCNDSAQVLRELAECKKEYPNCFIRIIGFDNVRQVQCISFIAYKPPHPK comes from the exons ATGGCTTCCTCCATGATGATCTCCTCCGCTGCCACCGCGGTCATCAACAGGGCCGCCCCGGCTCCGGCCAACTCAGTCGCCCCCTTCAACGGGCTCAAGTCGACTGCCGCTTTCCCCGGCACCAAGAAGCCCGCCAACGACCTGTCCGCCGTCCCCAGCAACGGTGGCCGCGCCCAGTGCATGAAG GTATGGAATCCCTACAACAACATCAAGTTCGAGACCCTCTCTTACCTTCCCCCACTCAGCGACGAGCAATTGGCCAAGGAGGTTGACTACTTGCTCAGGATGAAGTGGATTCCCTGCCTCGAGTTCGacaag ATTGGCAGCGTCTACCGTGAGCACGGCAGCTTGCCCGGGTACTACGATGGCCGCTACTGGGTCATGTGGAAGTTGCCCATGTTCGGTTGCAACGACTCCGCCCAAGTGTTGAGGGAACTGGCTGAGTGCAAGAAGGAGTACCCCAACTGCTTCATCCGGATCATTGGCTTCGACAACGTCCGCCAAGTGCAGTGCATCAGTTTCATTGCCTACAAGCCCCCACACCCCAAATAA